In one window of uncultured Acetobacteroides sp. DNA:
- a CDS encoding thiamine-binding protein has translation MSTILQFAIFPTDKGSSVNSYVSKAIDAIKSSGVPYQLTSMSTIIETETLEEALAIVARAKKAIEPFADRVYLSINADIRQGECGRMEHKVQAIQQKIVDVNL, from the coding sequence ATGTCAACCATACTACAATTTGCCATATTCCCTACCGATAAGGGGTCAAGCGTAAACAGCTACGTAAGTAAAGCCATTGATGCTATAAAGAGTTCAGGCGTTCCCTACCAGCTTACCTCCATGAGCACCATTATAGAAACGGAAACCCTTGAGGAGGCTTTAGCTATTGTCGCCAGAGCAAAAAAGGCAATCGAACCATTTGCCGACCGCGTTTACCTGAGTATTAATGCTGATATCCGCCAAGGAGAGTGCGGAAGAATGGAGCATAAAGTGCAAGCAATCCAGCAAAAAATTGTCGATGTAAACCTTTGA
- a CDS encoding outer membrane beta-barrel protein gives MKKLLYTLLLAGIAGAVVAQKPNIPAKRYLGINFGYGMSGVMFQPDLKQTSYAGSYSGGLSFRYVGEKYMSFQAELNYTHRGYKKPEIGDSIYTRTYNSIMLPIMAQGNVTYKRVSVLLNLGCYVNYMLDSKDQIKTKGITYKNDYEFFLKRDRRYEFGVLGGVGLGLKLNPFMLQVESRYYYGLTNLYNPDYTNNRPYGSRQFQLQFSAALFYDLGSLFESEPKLTKN, from the coding sequence ATGAAAAAACTACTATATACACTCCTTCTTGCTGGAATAGCAGGTGCTGTTGTTGCCCAAAAACCAAACATTCCCGCTAAGAGATATCTTGGCATAAATTTTGGCTACGGAATGTCGGGTGTGATGTTTCAACCCGATTTAAAGCAAACATCCTACGCAGGTAGCTACAGCGGAGGATTATCGTTTAGGTATGTGGGAGAAAAATACATGTCATTTCAGGCGGAGTTGAACTATACGCATAGAGGCTACAAAAAGCCAGAGATTGGCGACTCAATTTACACCCGCACCTACAACTCCATCATGCTGCCAATAATGGCTCAAGGAAATGTAACCTACAAGAGAGTTTCGGTATTACTGAATCTGGGTTGCTACGTCAACTACATGCTCGACTCTAAGGATCAGATAAAAACTAAGGGTATTACCTATAAAAACGACTACGAATTTTTCCTTAAGCGCGATCGTCGTTACGAGTTTGGCGTATTAGGAGGTGTAGGATTAGGCTTAAAACTTAATCCATTCATGCTACAGGTAGAATCACGCTACTACTATGGGCTTACAAACCTCTACAACCCAGACTATACTAACAACCGTCCATATGGCTCGCGCCAATTTCAGCTGCAGTTTTCAGCAGCTCTATTTTACGACTTAGGATCACTGTTTGAAAGTGAGCCTAAGCTAACTAAAAACTAG
- a CDS encoding septal ring lytic transglycosylase RlpA family protein, translated as MRNVVLIILFSVFSFLGYAQMPAEEGLASFYNKRFNGHRTSSGEVYRHTKLTAAHPSFPYGTDVLVTNLSNNKSVVVKINDRCSPRRIKIDISRAAAAKIDMIAAGVQKVRIEVASDSIKARHLADEIADLEAAADSLPSKSISTNTAEDSCTIQVASVASLKNAKRLAEKLNETYKMPSNYRKVRHRRKTLYKVFVGSFTNHDEAKEPLADIKKTYRTAFIIAN; from the coding sequence ATGCGGAATGTTGTCCTGATTATTCTTTTTTCGGTATTTTCATTTTTAGGCTATGCACAAATGCCTGCCGAAGAGGGTCTGGCTAGCTTCTACAACAAAAGATTCAACGGACATAGAACTTCTAGCGGAGAGGTCTATCGCCACACCAAGCTTACAGCTGCACACCCATCATTTCCTTATGGAACAGACGTACTTGTTACCAACTTAAGCAACAACAAATCGGTTGTTGTCAAAATTAATGACCGCTGCTCCCCTCGTCGCATAAAAATTGATATTTCTCGTGCTGCTGCTGCAAAAATTGATATGATTGCAGCAGGGGTACAAAAGGTTAGAATAGAAGTGGCCAGCGATAGTATCAAAGCCCGACACTTAGCTGATGAGATTGCTGATTTAGAAGCTGCAGCAGATTCTCTACCATCAAAAAGCATCTCAACGAATACTGCAGAAGATAGCTGTACCATCCAAGTAGCCAGTGTAGCCTCGCTGAAGAATGCTAAGAGACTTGCTGAAAAGTTGAATGAGACCTACAAAATGCCTTCTAACTACCGAAAAGTAAGACACAGAAGAAAAACGCTTTACAAGGTTTTTGTTGGTTCATTTACCAATCATGACGAAGCAAAAGAACCTTTAGCGGATATAAAGAAAACCTATCGCACGGCCTTTATTATTGCCAACTAA
- the ispG gene encoding (E)-4-hydroxy-3-methylbut-2-enyl-diphosphate synthase translates to MEFFESLNQYKRRETNSVCIGNLMLGSEFPIRVQSMTTTDTLDTEASVAQCKRIFEAGSDLVRLTAQGVREAENLANIRQSLLQQGYDKPLVADIHFNPNAADVAALHVEKVRINPGNFIDKRASFIDVNLSDEEYAEELGRLREKFVNLLNICKKNSTAIRIGVNHGSLSDRIMSRYGDTPEGMVESAIEFLRICVEENFSNVVLSMKSSNVRVMVHAYRQLVRRMKLEGMQFPLHLGVTEAGEGEDGRIKSAVGIGALLADGIGDTIRVSLTEEPEAEIPVAKALVSYFDNRQNHGRIAEVNTSLYSPYTYVKVESSAVANIGGDNLPVVICDLSKQAAITNEIISKLGYQLADSDWKKAIDTAPDYLFAGKAPISLGTEEGLNIIGDTPNTPSFIWVDAADDMEAAASSLNQNSQAVAIISTSNINGLAEQRAAILNLRSKKVLNPIIIHRQYFENDVNLLQLKSAADYGPLFIDGLPDGIMISNTGSIDNEQVVSTSFSILQAARVRISKTEFISCPGCGRTLFNLQQTAALIRERTKHLTGLKIGIMGCIVNGPGEMADADYGYVGAGPRRVTLYKGKVAVKKNIPQEEALEELINLIKENGDWKE, encoded by the coding sequence ATGGAATTTTTTGAAAGCCTAAACCAATACAAACGTCGTGAAACCAATAGCGTATGTATTGGAAACCTTATGTTGGGTAGTGAGTTCCCTATCAGAGTTCAATCGATGACTACGACGGATACGCTTGACACTGAGGCCTCCGTGGCTCAATGTAAGCGCATCTTTGAGGCTGGTTCAGATCTGGTTAGGCTAACCGCACAAGGTGTTCGTGAAGCAGAGAATCTTGCCAATATCCGTCAGTCGCTACTGCAGCAAGGCTACGATAAACCTCTTGTTGCCGATATTCACTTTAACCCAAACGCAGCCGATGTGGCAGCGCTTCATGTTGAAAAAGTTCGGATTAATCCTGGTAACTTTATCGATAAACGGGCTAGCTTTATTGACGTTAACCTAAGCGATGAAGAGTACGCAGAGGAACTGGGGAGACTACGCGAGAAGTTTGTCAACCTGCTCAACATCTGCAAAAAAAATAGTACCGCAATTCGTATTGGCGTGAACCACGGTTCGCTTTCCGACAGAATAATGAGCCGATATGGCGATACACCAGAGGGAATGGTAGAATCGGCAATCGAGTTTCTGCGAATATGCGTCGAGGAGAACTTTTCGAATGTAGTGCTCTCGATGAAATCAAGCAACGTTAGGGTAATGGTTCATGCCTACCGCCAATTGGTTAGGAGAATGAAGCTGGAAGGAATGCAGTTTCCTCTGCACCTTGGCGTCACCGAAGCTGGCGAAGGCGAAGATGGCCGTATCAAGTCGGCAGTTGGTATTGGAGCCCTTCTTGCTGATGGCATTGGCGACACCATTCGCGTATCGCTTACTGAAGAGCCAGAAGCCGAAATTCCGGTTGCCAAAGCTCTTGTAAGCTACTTCGACAATCGCCAAAACCATGGAAGAATTGCAGAAGTCAACACATCGTTATACAGCCCTTACACCTATGTAAAGGTTGAAAGTAGCGCTGTTGCAAACATCGGAGGTGATAACCTTCCTGTGGTAATCTGCGATCTTTCAAAGCAAGCGGCTATCACCAACGAGATCATCAGTAAGCTTGGATACCAACTTGCTGATAGTGATTGGAAGAAAGCGATTGATACCGCCCCAGATTACCTTTTTGCTGGTAAAGCACCTATCAGCTTAGGGACTGAAGAAGGTCTCAATATCATTGGTGATACCCCAAATACCCCTTCGTTTATTTGGGTAGATGCGGCTGATGATATGGAAGCTGCGGCTAGCAGCCTAAACCAGAATTCGCAGGCAGTAGCAATTATAAGCACATCCAACATCAATGGACTGGCGGAACAAAGAGCCGCAATACTCAACTTAAGGAGTAAAAAGGTGCTTAACCCAATTATAATTCATCGCCAATACTTCGAAAACGATGTAAACCTTCTACAACTTAAGTCTGCTGCCGACTACGGTCCTCTCTTCATAGATGGTCTGCCCGATGGTATCATGATATCGAATACTGGCAGCATTGACAACGAACAGGTTGTATCCACATCCTTTTCCATTCTGCAGGCTGCGAGGGTTCGTATCTCCAAAACAGAGTTTATTTCTTGTCCTGGCTGTGGACGTACGCTCTTCAACCTTCAGCAAACAGCTGCGCTTATCCGCGAGCGTACCAAACACCTTACCGGATTAAAGATCGGCATCATGGGCTGCATCGTAAACGGTCCTGGCGAGATGGCCGATGCCGATTACGGCTACGTTGGAGCAGGACCTCGAAGAGTTACTCTTTATAAAGGTAAGGTTGCTGTTAAGAAAAATATCCCACAAGAAGAAGCCCTAGAAGAGCTTATCAACCTTATCAAAGAAAACGGAGACTGGAAAGAGTAA
- a CDS encoding adenosylcobalamin-dependent ribonucleoside-diphosphate reductase has protein sequence MEAAKTAKTKLETTPDELKVYSYQDAVASAKEYFRGDDLAATVWVSKYALKDSFGKIYEQNPDQMHWRIANEIERIEKNYPNPLTAAKVYELLKDFKYVIPQGGPMTGIGNNMQVASLSNCFVIGQDNPADSYGGIIRIDEEQVQLMKRRGGVGHDLSHIRPTGSPVLNSALTSTGVVPFMERYSNSTREVAQDGRRGALMLSISIKHPDAERFIDAKMETGKVTGANVSVKIDDEFMKCVQTGRKYVQQYPIDSTSPKYRVEIDAQKLWKKIVHNAWKSAEPGILFWDTILRESVADSYADLGYRTVSTNPCGEIPLCPYDSCRLLALNLYSYVENPFTPKAKFDYELFKRHVIIAMRMMDDIIDLELEKVEAIIEKVNKDPEDEEIKFVERHLWEKIREKAINGRRTGLGITAEGDMLAALGIRYGSDEAIDFAENIQRMLATEAYRSSVMMARERGAFPIYDTKRESKNPFINRIKEADPSLYKEMSEVGRRNIAMLTIAPTGTTSLMTQTTSGIEPVFLPVYKRRRKVNPSDQDVVVTFVDEVGDSWEEYYVFHHKFIAWLDINGYDVDAVKQYDSEQMDEIIAKSPYHKATSNDVDWVSKVKMQGRMQKWVDHSISVTVNLPSDVTEDMVSKVYKTAWESGCKGVTVYRDGSRAGVLVSSKKEKKENSAEFPSKRPTSVDCEVIRFRNNEEQWIAFVGIINNRPYEIFTGIVDEEVRPIPKIITKGKIIKVKDDKGSRYDFQYVDKYGYTNTLGGISHMFNKEYWNYAKLISGILRNGMPINDIVNLVSSLRLDSDTINSWRNGVERALKRFIPNGTKAKQGIKCPECGADTLIYQEGCLICTSCGTSKCG, from the coding sequence ATGGAAGCAGCCAAAACAGCCAAAACAAAACTAGAAACAACACCTGACGAGCTGAAGGTTTACTCGTATCAGGACGCCGTTGCTTCTGCCAAAGAGTACTTCCGGGGAGACGATCTTGCCGCTACCGTTTGGGTAAGCAAATATGCTCTCAAGGATTCGTTCGGTAAGATTTACGAGCAGAATCCCGACCAAATGCACTGGCGCATTGCCAACGAGATTGAGCGTATTGAGAAGAACTATCCAAATCCGCTTACAGCCGCCAAGGTTTACGAGCTACTAAAGGATTTCAAGTACGTTATTCCGCAGGGAGGACCAATGACAGGCATTGGCAACAACATGCAGGTTGCTTCTCTTTCTAACTGTTTTGTTATTGGGCAGGACAATCCGGCTGACTCATACGGAGGTATCATCCGTATTGACGAAGAGCAGGTGCAACTGATGAAACGCCGTGGAGGTGTCGGTCACGACCTATCGCACATTCGTCCAACAGGTAGCCCTGTATTAAATAGCGCGCTTACCTCAACAGGCGTTGTTCCTTTCATGGAGCGCTACTCCAACTCGACCCGCGAAGTAGCCCAAGATGGTCGTCGCGGTGCGCTTATGCTCAGCATCTCGATAAAGCACCCAGATGCAGAGCGCTTTATTGATGCTAAGATGGAAACTGGAAAGGTTACAGGTGCCAACGTATCGGTAAAGATTGACGATGAGTTCATGAAGTGCGTACAGACTGGACGTAAGTACGTTCAGCAGTACCCTATTGATTCTACATCACCCAAATACAGGGTAGAGATTGATGCCCAGAAGCTATGGAAGAAGATTGTTCACAACGCATGGAAATCGGCAGAGCCTGGCATCCTTTTCTGGGATACCATCCTTCGCGAATCGGTTGCCGACAGCTACGCCGACTTGGGATACCGTACCGTTTCAACCAATCCTTGCGGTGAAATTCCACTTTGCCCCTACGACAGCTGCCGTCTGCTAGCCCTTAACCTATATAGCTACGTAGAGAATCCGTTTACACCAAAGGCAAAGTTCGACTACGAACTCTTCAAGCGCCACGTCATCATTGCCATGCGCATGATGGACGATATCATCGACCTTGAACTGGAGAAGGTTGAAGCCATTATTGAAAAGGTAAACAAGGATCCTGAAGACGAGGAGATCAAGTTCGTTGAGCGCCATCTTTGGGAGAAGATTCGCGAGAAGGCAATCAACGGTCGCCGTACTGGCTTAGGGATTACCGCCGAGGGAGATATGCTTGCCGCCCTTGGTATTCGTTACGGTAGCGACGAAGCCATCGACTTCGCCGAAAACATCCAACGTATGCTTGCCACGGAAGCTTATCGCTCGTCGGTAATGATGGCTCGCGAACGAGGTGCATTCCCAATTTACGATACCAAGCGCGAATCAAAGAACCCCTTCATCAACCGTATTAAGGAAGCTGATCCATCACTTTATAAGGAGATGAGCGAAGTTGGTAGACGCAACATCGCCATGCTTACCATTGCTCCAACAGGTACTACCAGCTTGATGACGCAGACAACCTCGGGTATTGAGCCTGTATTCCTGCCTGTATACAAGCGACGCCGTAAGGTGAACCCCAGCGATCAAGATGTTGTGGTGACCTTTGTGGATGAGGTAGGCGACTCGTGGGAAGAGTACTATGTATTCCACCATAAGTTTATAGCATGGCTCGATATCAACGGCTACGATGTAGATGCTGTAAAGCAGTACGACAGCGAGCAAATGGATGAAATCATTGCAAAATCGCCATACCACAAAGCAACGTCGAACGACGTTGACTGGGTAAGCAAGGTTAAGATGCAGGGACGCATGCAAAAGTGGGTAGACCACTCCATCAGCGTTACCGTAAATCTTCCTTCGGACGTTACAGAGGATATGGTATCAAAGGTATACAAAACAGCATGGGAAAGTGGCTGTAAAGGAGTTACCGTTTACCGTGATGGTTCGAGAGCAGGCGTGCTTGTTTCTAGCAAAAAGGAGAAGAAGGAGAACAGCGCCGAGTTCCCCAGCAAGCGCCCAACATCGGTTGACTGTGAGGTTATCCGCTTCAGGAATAACGAGGAGCAATGGATTGCCTTTGTGGGTATCATCAACAACCGTCCTTACGAGATCTTTACCGGTATTGTTGACGAGGAAGTTCGTCCGATACCCAAGATCATCACCAAGGGTAAGATTATCAAGGTTAAAGATGACAAGGGGAGCCGCTACGACTTCCAGTACGTTGACAAGTACGGCTACACCAACACGCTAGGTGGTATCTCGCACATGTTTAATAAGGAGTACTGGAACTATGCTAAGCTGATCTCCGGCATCCTTCGCAACGGAATGCCTATTAACGACATCGTGAATCTTGTATCATCTCTTCGCTTGGATAGCGATACCATTAACTCGTGGAGGAATGGTGTTGAGCGTGCCCTTAAGCGCTTTATTCCAAATGGAACCAAGGCGAAACAGGGCATCAAATGCCCTGAGTGCGGTGCCGACACGCTAATCTACCAGGAGGGTTGCCTAATATGTACCTCGTGCGGAACATCTAAGTGCGGATAG
- a CDS encoding VanZ family protein: MVKKKYWFLALAWAAIILVLCGMPPKDVDKMKLFDFPFQDKIVHFGLYFVLGVLIMAVLTLNTRLKESKMASYAITILICLLYGWLIEILQQNFFPGRSYELMDVASDTAGAVLGVLLYGPFSRLIGGKSVKR; this comes from the coding sequence ATGGTAAAAAAGAAATATTGGTTTTTGGCTCTGGCATGGGCAGCAATTATACTAGTACTCTGCGGAATGCCGCCCAAGGATGTTGATAAAATGAAGCTGTTCGACTTTCCTTTTCAGGATAAGATTGTGCACTTTGGGCTCTACTTCGTACTTGGAGTGCTAATTATGGCAGTTCTAACCCTGAATACACGGCTGAAGGAATCGAAAATGGCATCGTATGCCATCACCATTTTAATCTGCCTCCTGTATGGTTGGCTGATAGAAATATTGCAGCAGAACTTTTTCCCCGGTCGTAGCTATGAGCTCATGGATGTAGCCTCCGATACGGCAGGTGCGGTACTCGGCGTTCTCCTTTACGGGCCATTCAGCCGGCTGATTGGCGGGAAAAGTGTAAAGCGCTAA
- the hemW gene encoding radical SAM family heme chaperone HemW — translation MAGLYIHIPFCKKLCSYCDFYFSVSLANKDEMLTALAKEIADRKDYLGGETISTLYFGGGTPTIYSSAELKRLADKVMECYPWQIEELTVEANPDDLTPKYLRELRAMGANRLSIGIQSFIERDLALMNRRHDAQMALDVVPMAQAAGFDNISIDLIYGIPGQTEQEWMDNLDTALSLNVQHISSYHLSIEPKTVFGNQMRRGLFHPIDDEASERLYRHLEDKLTRGGFEHYEVSNFAKPGFYSKHNTSYWTYAKYIGIGPSAHSFDGASRQWNVANNKKYLNALAKNLPYWEREQMTTAEQYNELILTSLRTAWGISKKKLERRFGERLTGYFYKAIEPYTKCGKLIDDGDVVRIPTEHFLLSDGIMADLFFVEP, via the coding sequence GTGGCAGGTCTTTACATTCATATCCCGTTTTGTAAAAAGCTTTGCAGCTACTGTGATTTCTACTTTTCGGTGTCGCTAGCCAATAAGGACGAGATGCTTACTGCTCTGGCTAAGGAGATTGCCGACCGAAAGGATTACCTTGGGGGCGAAACCATCAGCACGCTATACTTTGGTGGAGGAACGCCTACCATCTACTCGTCTGCCGAGCTTAAGCGGCTTGCGGATAAGGTTATGGAGTGCTACCCCTGGCAGATTGAGGAGCTTACCGTAGAGGCCAACCCCGACGACCTTACGCCGAAGTACCTTAGGGAGCTACGGGCGATGGGAGCAAATAGGCTGAGCATCGGCATCCAATCGTTTATTGAGCGCGACCTGGCGCTGATGAACCGCCGGCACGACGCGCAGATGGCCCTCGACGTTGTTCCGATGGCCCAGGCGGCCGGATTCGACAACATCAGCATCGACCTGATCTACGGTATCCCTGGTCAAACGGAACAGGAGTGGATGGACAACCTCGATACGGCGCTGTCGCTTAACGTACAGCACATATCATCGTACCACCTGAGCATCGAGCCTAAGACGGTGTTCGGCAACCAAATGAGGCGAGGCCTGTTCCATCCTATTGATGACGAGGCCAGCGAACGCCTCTACCGCCACCTCGAGGATAAGCTAACCCGTGGGGGCTTTGAGCACTACGAGGTTTCGAACTTTGCCAAGCCCGGATTCTACTCGAAGCACAACACCTCGTACTGGACCTACGCCAAGTACATCGGCATTGGCCCATCGGCGCACTCGTTTGATGGCGCATCGCGCCAGTGGAATGTTGCCAATAACAAGAAGTACCTTAATGCATTAGCGAAGAACCTTCCCTACTGGGAGAGGGAGCAGATGACCACCGCCGAGCAGTACAACGAGCTTATCCTGACCTCCCTCCGCACCGCGTGGGGGATCAGCAAAAAAAAGCTTGAGAGGCGCTTTGGGGAGAGGCTTACCGGCTACTTCTATAAGGCCATCGAGCCATACACGAAATGCGGAAAGCTGATCGACGATGGCGATGTTGTACGCATCCCAACCGAGCACTTCCTGCTCTCGGACGGCATCATGGCCGACCTATTCTTTGTTGAACCATAA
- a CDS encoding DUF2461 domain-containing protein, with product MSQIFDFLSELRENNNREWFNDNKNRYKAALSEFEGVVGQMIASIGQLDDAVRLLEPKECIFRIYKDIRFSKNKEPYKTNMGAYLARGGRKSKFSGYYMHMEPNGSFLSGGIYLPEPAVLSRVREDIDLYYDDFINIINNPSFKQHFPELHGDKLKTTPKGYSKDNPASEILKHKSLYVARMLSNNEVNSPSYIAEATETFRALKPFNDFLNRAIEDL from the coding sequence ATGAGCCAGATTTTCGATTTCCTAAGCGAGCTTCGGGAGAACAACAACCGCGAGTGGTTTAACGATAACAAGAACCGCTACAAAGCGGCCCTATCAGAATTCGAAGGAGTAGTTGGGCAGATGATTGCCTCCATCGGCCAGCTGGACGATGCGGTTAGGCTGCTCGAACCCAAGGAGTGCATCTTCAGGATATACAAGGATATCCGCTTTAGCAAGAACAAGGAACCCTACAAGACTAACATGGGCGCCTACCTTGCTAGGGGTGGACGCAAAAGTAAATTCTCGGGCTACTACATGCATATGGAACCTAACGGATCGTTTCTGTCGGGAGGGATTTACCTGCCGGAGCCTGCGGTGCTAAGCCGGGTGCGCGAGGACATCGACCTGTACTACGACGACTTCATTAACATAATCAACAACCCCTCCTTCAAGCAGCACTTCCCCGAGCTGCATGGCGATAAGCTTAAGACAACCCCTAAGGGATACAGCAAGGATAATCCTGCCTCCGAAATCTTGAAGCATAAGAGCTTGTACGTTGCCCGGATGCTCTCCAACAACGAGGTAAATAGCCCGAGCTACATCGCCGAGGCCACCGAAACCTTCAGGGCACTGAAACCCTTCAACGATTTTCTGAATAGGGCCATCGAGGATTTGTAG